One genomic region from Gemmatimonadaceae bacterium encodes:
- the bglX gene encoding beta-glucosidase BglX, translated as MTRTRLLLGLALVSAGSVGAQAPRLTVRAVETRFVDSVLARMTVAEKLGQLNQVSGAGNPTGPGGGERAQRMEQLRHGGIGSFLNIVGADTARALQKIAVEESRLHIPLVFALDVIHGLRTIFPVPLGEAASWDPAGAERAARIAAIEASATGIDWTFAPMVDIARDPRWGRIVEGSGEDPYLGSAFAVARVRGFQGTNLGARDAIAATAKHFAAYGAPEGGRDYNVAEVSERTLRDVYLQPFHAAACADAATFMASFNEIAGVPSHANHHLLTDILRNEWKYDGLVVSDWTGIWELMNHGVAADSAQAGELALHAGVDVDMVSEIYTRVLPRSAAAKRLNIAELDEAVRRMLRLKYRLGLFKDPYLRENAARERTDVLTAANRAAARESARRSIVLLKNDRGTLPLQKTIASVAVIGALAIDSSAVLGNWTALGRHEDAVPVLDGIRHAVSPQTTVTYAAGASPTSADTNGIAEAVRVARAAEAVVLVVGETGEMSAEAESRSTLELPGAQQQLADAIVATGKPVVVVLMNGRPLSIERLNATAPAILETWFLGIEHGNAVADVLFGDANPGGKMPVTVPRVVGQVPIYYDHKNTGRPPTNEKYTSKYWDIPWTPLYPFGYGLSYTSFSYAGPRLSASSIGANDSLRVDVDVTNTGQRAGDEVVQLYVRDDVGSVTRPVMELKRFRRVTLAPGQKTTITWTLGVGDLAFTDLAMRRVAEPGTFRLFVGTNSGDTRSAPFTLRGTTSVPIAERCQ; from the coding sequence ATGACACGAACCCGGCTGTTGCTCGGGCTCGCGCTGGTGAGCGCGGGCTCCGTCGGCGCACAGGCACCGCGCCTAACGGTACGTGCCGTCGAGACGCGTTTCGTCGACTCCGTTCTCGCTCGCATGACCGTGGCCGAGAAGCTCGGCCAGCTCAATCAGGTGTCCGGGGCAGGGAATCCAACCGGCCCTGGCGGCGGCGAGCGGGCGCAGCGCATGGAACAGCTGCGGCACGGCGGCATTGGCTCGTTTCTCAATATCGTCGGCGCGGACACCGCGCGCGCGCTGCAGAAGATCGCCGTCGAGGAGTCGCGCCTGCATATTCCGTTGGTTTTCGCGTTGGACGTGATTCACGGGCTGCGTACGATCTTCCCGGTACCGTTGGGTGAGGCTGCAAGTTGGGATCCCGCCGGCGCGGAGCGCGCCGCGCGCATCGCGGCGATCGAAGCCTCTGCCACTGGCATCGACTGGACGTTCGCGCCCATGGTCGACATCGCGCGCGATCCTCGCTGGGGGCGCATCGTCGAAGGCTCAGGCGAAGATCCGTATCTGGGATCCGCATTCGCGGTTGCTCGGGTCCGTGGTTTCCAGGGTACTAATCTCGGCGCCCGCGACGCGATTGCGGCAACCGCGAAGCACTTCGCCGCGTATGGAGCGCCCGAGGGCGGGCGTGATTACAATGTCGCCGAAGTGTCGGAGCGGACGCTGCGCGATGTGTATCTCCAGCCGTTCCACGCCGCCGCCTGTGCGGACGCCGCGACGTTCATGGCCTCCTTCAACGAGATTGCCGGTGTCCCGTCGCACGCGAACCACCACCTGTTGACGGACATTCTTCGCAACGAGTGGAAGTACGACGGACTCGTCGTCAGCGACTGGACGGGTATCTGGGAGCTGATGAACCACGGAGTTGCCGCCGACAGCGCGCAGGCGGGCGAGCTGGCGCTGCACGCCGGCGTCGACGTCGACATGGTGAGCGAGATCTATACGCGTGTCCTACCGCGCTCCGCCGCTGCCAAGCGCCTGAATATCGCCGAGCTCGACGAGGCTGTTAGGCGGATGCTGCGCCTCAAGTACCGGCTGGGTCTCTTCAAGGATCCATATCTTCGAGAGAACGCCGCGCGCGAGCGCACCGACGTGCTCACCGCCGCAAACCGCGCCGCGGCGCGCGAGTCGGCGCGCCGATCGATCGTGCTGCTCAAGAACGACCGCGGGACCTTGCCGTTGCAGAAGACCATTGCGTCGGTCGCGGTGATCGGTGCGCTCGCCATCGACTCGAGCGCCGTGCTCGGCAACTGGACAGCGCTCGGCCGGCACGAAGATGCAGTGCCCGTACTCGACGGAATTCGTCATGCCGTGTCGCCGCAGACGACAGTGACGTATGCGGCCGGTGCGAGCCCGACGAGCGCGGACACCAACGGGATCGCCGAAGCGGTGCGTGTCGCGCGCGCGGCGGAGGCGGTGGTTCTCGTCGTCGGCGAGACCGGCGAAATGAGCGCAGAAGCGGAGAGTCGTTCGACGCTCGAGCTACCGGGCGCGCAGCAGCAGCTTGCGGATGCAATCGTCGCGACGGGGAAGCCCGTCGTCGTCGTGCTCATGAACGGACGGCCGCTTTCGATCGAACGGCTGAACGCGACGGCGCCGGCGATTCTCGAGACGTGGTTCCTTGGCATCGAGCACGGCAACGCTGTCGCCGATGTGCTGTTTGGCGACGCGAATCCTGGCGGCAAGATGCCCGTGACCGTGCCGCGCGTGGTTGGGCAAGTGCCGATCTACTACGATCACAAGAACACGGGTCGTCCGCCGACGAACGAGAAGTACACGTCGAAGTACTGGGACATTCCGTGGACGCCGCTGTACCCGTTCGGGTATGGCCTGAGTTACACCTCGTTTAGTTATGCGGGGCCGCGGCTGAGCGCGTCATCGATCGGTGCGAATGACTCGCTGCGAGTCGACGTGGATGTCACGAATACGGGCCAACGCGCCGGCGACGAGGTCGTGCAGCTCTACGTGCGCGATGACGTCGGCAGCGTGACGCGTCCGGTGATGGAGCTGAAGCGCTTTCGTCGGGTGACGCTCGCGCCGGGGCAGAAGACGACCATCACCTGGACCCTCGGCGTCGGCGATCTGGCGTTCACCGATCTCGCGATGCGACGCGTCGCCGAGCCGGGGACGTTCCGGTTATTTGTAGGGACTAATTCCGGTGACACTCGATCGGCGCCGTTTACGTTGCGAGGCACGACAAGTGTGCCGATAGCCGAACGGTGCCAGTGA
- a CDS encoding YbjQ family protein has translation MRPPPAFLTTTENMLPDYRILERFGVVRGITVRSRSVFGRVGAKLQQLIGGDITLLTDLCEQTRAAAFELAVNHAKALGANGLIALRYDATEIMQGVSEVLCYGTAVRLVPLKPDTDQPTS, from the coding sequence ATGCGACCACCACCCGCCTTCCTCACGACGACCGAGAACATGCTCCCCGACTACCGAATCCTCGAGCGGTTCGGCGTCGTTCGCGGCATCACCGTGCGTTCACGTTCGGTTTTCGGGAGGGTGGGCGCCAAGCTCCAGCAGTTGATCGGCGGCGATATCACTTTGCTCACCGACCTCTGTGAGCAGACACGGGCCGCGGCGTTCGAGCTCGCGGTGAACCACGCGAAGGCGCTCGGCGCGAACGGGCTCATCGCGCTGCGTTACGACGCAACGGAGATCATGCAGGGCGTCTCGGAAGTGCTGTGCTATGGAACGGCGGTGCGCCTCGTACCGCTCAAGCCCGACACCGACCAACCCACCTCGTGA
- a CDS encoding prolyl oligopeptidase family serine peptidase — protein sequence MRHLSRSASAVLATCISLLTAPLAAQTKATVAQFLSPSSPLELARAKEVDRVAWVAYERGMRNVYTAAAPDFKAVRLTSFMQDDGVDVSEVELSDDGSTAIFIRGTNENRQGWVANPTHDPRGAERAVWAVRTSGAGAPWRVAAAEAATLSPDGRAVLYVRDGQIHRARITPNASAPPSDSIVPFIREWGRQSNPRWSPDGSKVAFISDRETHSFIGVFDTRTRRVDFVAPSVDCDGAPAWSADSKRIAFIRRPGVPFGMQAQPGTGSIGNPPGPASGRGGRGGGSCLAVAFGRGGGFGRGEQQREDTTRDRRFPGLYRANFKGGYNLSVMVADVTKCPAASGPTEAGGIECSAHELWHNAPNDEKFVGMRAVIWAGDNVLFPLSAPDDEWERYYAISTTSPGSAPVMLTTTNGLIEDATSAALSRDGKTLYYCTNANDIEKRHIWSVPTSGGTPKQVSTDDGIETSPQPLASGKQIAVLYFGAAQPASVGLVSASGGVTRVVYPTLPADFPKTAHVTPQIVIVRSPDSLEIHDQLFLPRDLKPGERRPAMIFVHGGPVRQMLPGYHYMQFYHWAYAYNQWLANQGYVVLSVNYRSGVGYGRSFRNAANTMARGNSEYQDVLAAGKYLQSRPDVDPTRIGIWGLSYGGLLTSQALARNSDLFVAGADLAGVHLYGNSLDTTNLSYKSSAISAIDNWKSPVFLVQGDDDRNVDFAQMVGLVQLLRAHNVYYELTVIPDDTHESLIHARWVDIFDKMGDFLHRFVWDHGAAGQATSSGTKQ from the coding sequence ATGCGTCACCTCAGTCGCTCCGCGTCAGCCGTACTGGCGACGTGTATTTCCCTCCTCACCGCGCCCCTCGCCGCCCAAACGAAGGCGACCGTCGCGCAATTCCTCAGCCCGTCCTCGCCCCTCGAGCTCGCGCGCGCCAAAGAGGTGGATCGCGTCGCCTGGGTCGCGTACGAGCGCGGGATGCGCAACGTCTACACCGCTGCCGCGCCGGACTTCAAGGCCGTCCGACTAACGAGCTTCATGCAGGACGACGGTGTCGACGTCTCCGAGGTCGAGCTCTCCGATGACGGCTCCACCGCCATCTTCATCCGCGGCACGAACGAGAATCGCCAGGGCTGGGTCGCGAACCCGACGCACGATCCGAGGGGCGCCGAGCGGGCCGTGTGGGCGGTGCGGACGTCCGGTGCGGGTGCGCCCTGGCGCGTCGCGGCGGCCGAGGCGGCGACGCTCTCGCCGGACGGACGCGCGGTCCTTTACGTCCGAGACGGACAAATCCACCGCGCGCGCATCACGCCTAACGCTTCAGCGCCCCCGTCGGACAGCATTGTCCCATTCATTAGAGAGTGGGGACGTCAGAGCAATCCGCGCTGGTCGCCTGATGGTTCCAAAGTGGCCTTCATCAGCGATCGCGAGACTCACTCCTTCATCGGCGTCTTCGACACGCGCACGCGGCGCGTGGACTTCGTGGCGCCGAGCGTGGATTGCGATGGCGCGCCGGCGTGGTCGGCGGACTCGAAGCGCATCGCCTTCATTCGCCGCCCAGGCGTGCCCTTTGGCATGCAGGCCCAGCCCGGCACCGGCAGCATCGGCAACCCGCCGGGGCCTGCATCCGGTCGCGGCGGCCGTGGCGGTGGCAGCTGTCTCGCGGTGGCGTTCGGTCGAGGCGGTGGCTTCGGCCGTGGCGAGCAGCAGCGCGAGGACACGACGCGCGATCGTCGTTTTCCTGGTCTATACCGCGCGAACTTCAAGGGCGGCTACAACCTGTCGGTCATGGTCGCGGACGTGACCAAGTGTCCGGCGGCGTCCGGCCCAACCGAAGCCGGCGGCATCGAGTGCTCGGCGCACGAGCTGTGGCACAACGCACCTAACGACGAGAAGTTCGTCGGGATGCGCGCGGTGATCTGGGCAGGTGACAACGTCCTTTTCCCGCTTTCGGCGCCCGACGACGAGTGGGAGCGCTACTATGCGATCAGCACGACGAGCCCCGGTTCCGCGCCCGTCATGTTGACGACGACGAATGGTTTGATCGAAGACGCAACCTCGGCGGCGCTCTCGCGCGACGGCAAGACGCTGTATTACTGCACGAACGCCAACGACATCGAGAAGCGCCACATCTGGAGTGTCCCGACGTCAGGAGGGACTCCCAAACAAGTTTCGACCGACGACGGCATCGAGACCTCCCCGCAGCCGCTCGCGTCGGGCAAGCAGATCGCCGTGCTCTACTTCGGCGCCGCGCAGCCGGCGTCGGTCGGCCTTGTCTCGGCGAGTGGCGGTGTGACACGCGTTGTTTATCCGACTTTGCCTGCGGATTTTCCTAAAACTGCCCATGTCACGCCGCAGATCGTCATCGTCCGGTCGCCCGACAGTTTAGAGATTCATGACCAGCTCTTCCTGCCCAGGGACCTGAAGCCCGGCGAGCGCCGCCCGGCGATGATCTTCGTCCACGGCGGACCCGTTAGGCAGATGCTCCCGGGCTATCATTACATGCAGTTCTACCACTGGGCGTACGCGTACAACCAGTGGCTCGCGAACCAGGGCTACGTCGTGCTCTCGGTCAACTACCGGAGCGGCGTGGGCTACGGGCGCTCTTTCCGCAACGCGGCGAACACGATGGCGCGTGGTAACTCGGAGTACCAGGACGTCCTCGCCGCGGGCAAGTATCTCCAGTCGCGCCCCGACGTCGATCCGACGCGCATCGGCATCTGGGGGCTCTCGTACGGCGGACTGCTGACTTCACAGGCACTCGCGCGGAATTCAGATCTGTTCGTTGCCGGGGCCGACCTTGCCGGCGTGCATTTGTACGGGAATTCGCTGGACACGACCAACCTCTCGTACAAATCGTCCGCGATCTCGGCGATCGACAACTGGAAGTCGCCGGTATTCCTCGTTCAGGGCGACGACGACCGCAACGTCGACTTCGCGCAGATGGTGGGACTCGTGCAGCTCCTGCGCGCGCACAACGTGTACTACGAGCTCACGGTCATCCCCGACGACACGCACGAGTCGCTGATTCATGCGCGCTGGGTGGACATCTTCGACAAGATGGGGGACTTCCTCCATCGGTTCGTGTGGGATCACGGTGCCGCAGGTCAAGCCACCTCGAGCGGCACGAAACAATGA